The following coding sequences are from one Schizosaccharomyces osmophilus chromosome 1, complete sequence window:
- the mca1 gene encoding DNA-binding transcription factor, zf-fungal binuclear cluster type Mca1: MITTVEKEPVPRKRRVISQVAQACLRCRQKKVKCSGEKPACQACLNNNVECVWPDRPNMRGKRSSPSFTNHLSTKVGSITGQQHTHPELDTINLQIPSYFPVHSFSNTVSPSSAESMEFPLPITSLEDQQKQLKIPSNRKLLQMWEIFLKTSYTELYGIFNKPSITSQISKGTVHPLLALCICAHAARFSQEEINTFKSPSAASEYYAKNAFSLLSFQLQDISLINISALLMLCLIELGAGRSPKAWLLLGMALRMADSLDLGNDFSEDSFSSLPDMFNWAEGEQRRRTYWSCFMIERLLATGFMAPSKLRTISLNPNKTSIQLPCPEANFCFSQPVVTEFFDGSIPQNTFEGQSPNATSTSTASDFLSFTMGSLIRLSDIWSDISRWVLRGGYSQDIVPPWMPQSLFQQKLAVLENWSKNLSPRLSLTDENYSIYSAPGDCSGGCFIFMHILFHVTNVYLLRNALDLFPTNVQKSDLFASVSERYGQAVPTSWIETILTRVINSANIITRLSIEPLNYAMTPFFGFSVLTASTIHMLNKFCIQNANNEFLDALQFSRIDYLILRERSKYWTFNKGMLQTFKMMYNYYRFHYVEKQPFVKYRIPGFPASILEYGTTMEDSNSPLNREFPFSRNYLMSSNEFVDLRTDLDGDSSIRSQDVSADFDTATESELFITHNDLPVE, translated from the coding sequence ATGATTACTACagttgaaaaagaacctGTTCCTCGAAAACGAAGAGTGATTAGTCAGGTTGCTCAAGCTTGCCTTCGATGTCGGCAAAAGAAAGTTAAGTGTTCAGGTGAAAAGCCCGCCTGCCAAGCTTGTTTGAATAATAATGTGGAATGCGTCTGGCCTGATCGACCCAACATGAGAGGGAAGCGTTCGTCTCCATCATTCACAAATCATTTGTCCACAAAAGTTGGCAGCATAACTGGCCAACAACATACACACCCAGAATTGGATACTATAAATTTACAGATACCATCGTATTTCCCTGTTCACTCATTTTCTAACACGGTCTCTCCATCGTCTGCTGAATCGATGGAATTTCCTTTACCAATCACAAGTTTAGAGGATCAGCAAAAGCAGCTAAAAATACCTTCCAACCGGAAATTGTTACAGATGTGGGAAATCTTCCTGAAAACATCGTATACTGAACTTTACGGCATATTTAATAAACCCAGCATAACTTCCCAGATATCGAAAGGTACTGTTCACCCATTATTAGCTCTTTGCATTTGCGCTCATGCTGCCAGGTTTTctcaagaagaaatcaataCTTTCAAGTCCCCTTCTGCTGCCTCCGAATATTATGCAAAAAATGCATTCTCTTTGCTCTCGTTTCAACTTCAAGACATTTCGTTAATTAACATATCCGCATTGCTAATGCTTTGCCTGATTGAACTGGGTGCTGGCCGAAGCCCTAAAGCATGGCTACTGTTAGGAATGGCTTTACGGATGGCAGATTCGTTGGATTTGGGCAATGATTTTAGCGAAGACTCTTTCTCCAGCTTACCTGATATGTTTAATTGGGCTGAAGGTGAGCAGCGGCGAAGAACATATTGGTCTTGTTTTATGATTGAGCGACTTCTCGCTACGGGGTTTATGGCTCCTTCCAAACTTCGAACTATTTCCCTCAATCCTAACAAAACTTCAATTCAGCTTCCTTGCCCTGAGGCTaacttttgcttttctcaGCCGGTTGTAACAGAATTTTTCGATGGATCCATCCCTCAAAACACTTTTGAAGGCCAATCTCCAAACGCTACTTCTACAAGTACAGCAAGCgactttttgagttttaCAATGGGCAGTCTTATCCGTTTGTCCGATATATGGAGTGATATTTCCCGATGGGTGCTTCGTGGTGGATATTCGCAAGATATTGTGCCCCCTTGGATGCCACAATCTttatttcaacaaaagttAGCGGTCTTAGAAAATTGGTCAAAAAACCTTTCTCCCCGATTGAGCTTGACGGACGAAAATTACAGTATATATAGTGCTCCTGGTGATTGTTCTGGTGGTTGTTTTATCTTTATGCATATATTGTTCCATGTAACAAATGTTTATCTATTAAGAAATGCCTTAGACTTGTTTCCAACGAATGTACAAAAATCAGATTTGTTTGCATCTGTATCCGAACGATATGGACAAGCTGTACCTACCTCTTGGATAGAGACGATTTTGACCCGTGTTATAAATTCTGCAAATATAATAACGAGACTTTCAATAGAACCTCTGAATTATGCGATGACTCcgttttttggtttttcagTTTTGACGGCTTCTACTATCCATATGCTTAATAAGTTTTGCATACAAAATGCCAATAACGAATTTCTTGATGCGTTGCAGTTTAGTCGAATCGATTACTTAATTTTACGTGAACGTTCTAAATACTGGACTTTCAATAAGGGAATGCTGCAAACTTTTAAGATGATGTATAACTACTACCGCTTCCACTATGTTGAAAAGCAGCCGTTCGTCAAATATAGAATTCCAGGGTTTCCTGCTTCCATTCTGGAATACGGGACAACAATGGAAGATTCAAATTCCCCTTTAAACCGAGAATTCCCGTTTTCAAGGAACTACTTAATGTCTTCCAACGAATTTGTAGACTTGAGAACTGATTTAGACGGAGACAGTAGCATTAGAAGTCAAGATGTTTCTGCAGATTTTGACACTGCTACGGAGAGTGAACTGTTTATAACTCATAACGACTTGCCAGTTGAATAA
- a CDS encoding FMN-dependent alpha-hydroxy acid dehydrogenase gives MYRNYSWYKATEPKSYESEIYDNGLNFERPSISVDPSKWEPLAIERLSKDAAGYVYGSAGTRETTDKNHESYKRWSIIPNRLVKSDFPDLRTKLFGREYSFPIALGPVGVQRIVNPEGEHGSSKAATLEHVPYVISTAASMSFEEIAESSGPGERWYQLYWPSNENNDITASLLKRAKSIDCKVLVVTLDTYILGWRPSDMDNGYDPFLKPDKIGVALGLSDPVFRKRFKQEHGVEVEEDLHKAAREFSGIIFPGLSHDWEDLKFIRENWDGPIVLKGIQSVADAKKAAEFGVDGIVVSNHGGRQQDGGVASLTMLPKIVDAVGDKLEILFDSGIRSGSDIVKALALGAKMVLIGRPYIYGLGIAGTKGVRHVIRCLLGDLELTLHLSGVPSIAPEHLNRDLLLYEDH, from the coding sequence ATGTATCGTAATTATAGCTGGTACAAGGCCACAGAGCCTAAAAGCTACGAATCTGAAATTTATGATAATGGTCTCAACTTTGAGCGACCCAGCATCAGCGTTGACCCTAGCAAGTGGGAACCGTTAGCCATAGAACGCTTGTCCAAGGATGCCGCTGGTTATGTTTATGGTTCTGCAGGAACACGTGAGACCACCGATAAAAATCACGAGTCTTATAAAAGATGGTCCATTATCCCCAATCGTTTAGTCAAGTCCGATTTTCCAGACTTACGTACGAAACTTTTTGGCAGAGAATATTCTTTCCCCATTGCTCTAGGTCCTGTTGGTGTTCAGCGGATTGTTAATCCAGAAGGTGAGCATGGTTCCAGTAAAGCAGCGACTCTTGAACATGTCCCGTACGTCATTAGTACCGCTGCTTCTATGagctttgaagaaattgccGAAAGTAGCGGCCCTGGAGAAAGATGGTACCAGCTTTACTGGCCTTCGAACGAAAACAACGACATCACCGCTAGTTTATTGAAGCGTGCAAAGAGTATTGACTGTAAAGTTCTTGTTGTCACCTTAGATACATACATATTGGGATGGCGCCCTTCCGACATGGACAATGGTTATGATCCTTTCCTAAAGCCCGACAAAATTGGCGTTGCCTTAGGATTGAGCGACCCCGTTTTCCGTAAGCGCTTCAAACAGGAACATGGTGTCGAGGTCGAAGAAGATTTACACAAGGCTGCTCGTGAATTTTCTGGCATTATATTCCCTGGACTTTCTCACGATTGGGAAGACCTAAAGTTCATTCGAGAGAACTGGGATGGCCCTATTGTTCTCAAAGGTATCCAGAGCGTTGCTGATGCAAAAAAGGCTGCTGAGTTCGGTGTAGACGGTATCGTTGTCTCCAATCATGGAGGTCGTCAACAAGATGGTGGTGTGGCTTCTTTAACAATGCTACCAAAAATCGTCGACGCAGTTGGGGACAAACTCGAAATTCTCTTCGACTCCGGTATAAGATCTGGCTCTGATATTGTAAAAGCACTTGCTCTTGGTGCCAAAATGGTACTCATCGGTCGTCCTTACATTTACGGGCTCGGTATTGCAGGCACAAAAGGTGTTCGTCATGTAATTCGTTGTCTTCTTGGCGACTTGGAGTTGACCTTGCATTTGTCTGGTGTTCCTTCAATTGCACCGGAGCACTTAAACCGTGATCTCTTGTTGTATGAAGATCATTAG
- the agl1 gene encoding maltose alpha-glucosidase Agl1: MQLPLKFFFGSIFFFYLSSLPFVSLADDSASSTSFSYRVEPTPIPPQQGIPQRLSVYEAYRGGDCHGYRAKEISSTEQGVIGSLELIGSPCYAYGTDYKKLFLNVTYETEERIHVSIRDINSTQFQFSSRHDVWDAPLYHPSSVNQFNVHYNFSFNADPFEFWITRKSDGEVLFDTRGHPLIFEDQYIELTTNMVEDYNIYGLAETIHGLRLGNNLTRTFWANDEASPLDQNMYGTHPFYLEQRYNPVNDSSTQQQKHTSSSHGVLMLTANGMDVVLRPKYLQYRMIGGIIDLYVYSGSKKPQNTITQFIESVGFPQMQQYWTLGFHMCRWGYENIDEIIQVRENMRKFDIPIETFWSDIDYMHNMRDFTVDPISYPREQMIDFFHDIELAHQHFVPIVDAAVYAANPSNRSDDSYGPYYEGIEKDVFLKNPDGSLYIGEVWPGFTVFPDFTNPSVQDYWKHGIHNMSYALGSNSSDYIPFSGLWLDMNEPSSYCVGSCGSELVNMNPVHAPFKLPGEPNDLTLNYPEGFNLTNETEYASASSASLSQYYATATSSMQVVYPTAVSEGQQPKYDINHPPYAINTEQGNHDLANHGVSPNATHHDGTLRYNLFNVYGYGEIKVTHKALTDLQPEVRPFILSRSTFLGSGVYSAHWLGDNHSNWPNMFFSISGMMVFNMLGVPMVGADVCGFQDNSDEELCARWMAMGAFSPFYRNHNQQGSIRQEPYLWASVAESSRRAMNIRYSLLPYWYTLFRQASYDGSTLIRPLFFEFPDEPSLAGADRQFMVGDSLLITPVLEPNTTTVNGVFPGDEDTVWYDWYNHTAIEHKPYENKTMDAPLEHINVAVRGSKIIPMQQPAYTTEETRENPFNLLVALDKQGTAYGNVYADDGVSLTPNATLWVDFSAESNKLSSASFGTYNVHVPLANVTILGVSSSPKQIQFNNNSVNSFTYSDRTQELVVTNLDKFTSAGAFASNWTITW; encoded by the coding sequence ATGCAGCTCCCtttaaagtttttttttggatccatcttttttttctaccTCTCCTCTCTTCCGTTTGTCTCGCTGGCGGATGACTCTGCAAGTTCCACTAGTTTTAGTTATCGTGTAGAGCCAACTCCCATTCCTCCCCAACAGGGAATTCCACAGCGATTATCGGTGTATGAAGCATATCGAGGAGGCGATTGTCATGGATATCGTGCCAAAGAAATCTCGTCCACCGAGCAGGGTGTCATAGGTTCCTTGGAACTTATCGGTTCCCCTTGTTATGCTTATGGTACtgattataaaaaattgtttttaaatGTCACTTATGAGACAGAAGAACGTATTCATGTCTCAATTCGAGACATAAACAGCactcaatttcaatttagCAGCCGTCATGATGTTTGGGATGCTCCTCTTTATCATCCTTCCTCTGTCAACCAATTCAACGTCCACTATaacttttccttcaatGCCGatccttttgaattttggATTACCAGAAAATCCGACGGAGAAGTCTTATTTGACACAAGAGGCCATCCTTTAATCTTTGAAGATCAGTACATTGAGCTTACCACCAACATGGTTGAAGACTACAATATCTACGGTCTTGCTGAAACCATACATGGTTTACGCTTGGGAAATAATCTCACTCGTACTTTCTGGGCCAACGACGAAGCTTCTCCTCTTGACCAGAACATGTATGGAACTCATCCGTTTTACCTCGAGCAAAGATACAATCCCGTCAATGATTCCAGCACTCAACAACAAAAGCATACTTCTTCCTCCCACGGCGTGCTAATGCTTACCGCCAACGGCATGGATGTCGTACTGCGTCCAAAGTATCTCCAATATCGAATGATCGGTGGTATTATCGACCTCTATGTTTATTCCGGTAGTAAAAAGCCACAAAATACGATTACTCAGTTCATTGAATCCGTTGGATTTCCTCAAATGCAACAGTACTGGACTCTGGGCTTTCACATGTGCCGTTGGGGTTACGAAAACATTGATGAAATTATTCAAGTCCGAGAGAACATGCGCAAATTTGATATTCCCATTGAAACCTTCTGGAGCGATATCGATTATATGCACAACATGCGTGATTTTACAGTTGATCCCATATCTTATCCCCGTGAACAAATGATTGATTTCTTCCATGATATCGAGCTTGCTCATCAGCACTTTGTTCCCATAGTTGATGCAGCTGTTTATGCCGCAAACCCATCCAATCGTTCTGACGATTCGTATGGACCATACTATGAGGGAATCGAGAAGGACGTCTTCCTCAAAAATCCTGATGGCAGCCTCTACATTGGAGAAGTATGGCCTGGATTTACTGTATTTCCCGACTTCACCAATCCTAGCGTTCAAGATTATTGGAAACACGGTATCCACAATATGTCCTATGCTTTAGGATCCAACTCTTCTGACTATATCCCTTTCAGCGGATTGTGGCTAGACATGAATGAGCCATCTTCCTACTGTGTTGGATCTTGTGGTTCTGAACTTGTAAACATGAACCCAGTACATGCTCCTTTTAAGCTTCCCGGTGAGCCAAATGATCTTACTTTGAATTATCCCGAGGGTTTTAACCTTACAAATGAAACTGAATATGCCTCTGCCAGCAGCGCATCCTTAAGCCAGTATTATGCCACTGCAACATCTTCTATGCAAGTTGTCTATCCAACAGCCGTTTCCGAAGGACAACAACCTAAATATGACATAAATCACCCTCCTTATGCTATTAATACAGAACAGGGAAACCACGATTTGGCCAACCACGGTGTCAGTCCCAACGCTACTCATCATGATGGAACTCTTCGTTACAACTTGTTCAACGTTTACGGATATGGAGAAATCAAAGTCACGCACAAGGCTCTGACTGATTTACAGCCGGAGGTTCGTCCATTCATTCTAAGTCGGTCGACTTTCTTAGGTTCTGGTGTGTATTCTGCACACTGGCTTGGAGATAATCATTCCAATTGGCCCAACatgtttttttcaatctCTGGAATGATGGTGTTCAACATGTTGGGTGTTCCCATGGTTGGCGCTGATGTTTGCGGCTTTCAAGATAATAGTGATGAAGAACTGTGCGCAAGGTGGATGGCCATGGGTGCTTTCTCACCTTTCTACAGAAACCATAATCAGCAAGGTAGTATCCGTCAAGAGCCATATTTATGGGCTTCTGTTGCTGAATCTTCACGCCGAGCTATGAATATTCGCTACTCCTTGTTGCCTTATTGGTACACTTTGTTTAGACAAGCTTCCTACGATGGAAGCACTCTTATCCGTCCTCTTTTCTTCGAGTTCCCCGATGAACCATCTTTAGCCGGAGCTGACCGTCAATTCATGGTTGGCGATTCCTTGTTGATTACTCCAGTTTTGGAACCCAACACAACCACAGTGAATGGTGTTTTCCCTGGTGATGAAGACACCGTCTGGTACGACTGGTACAACCATACTGCAATTGAGCACAAGCCTTATGAAAATAAGACAATGGATGCTCCTCTTGAACACATCAACGTTGCTGTTCGTGGCAGCAAGATTATCCCTATGCAGCAACCCGCATACACCACTGAAGAAACTCGTGAAAATCCATTCAACTTGCTTGTGGCCCTTGACAAACAAGGAACTGCTTATGGTAATGTGTACGCTGATGATGGTGTTTCTCTCACTCCCAATGCTACCTTATGGGTTGATTTCTCTGCCGAGTCCAACAAGTTGTCTAGTGCCTCTTTCGGTACCTACAACGTGCATGTACCATTGGCAAATGTCACAATCCTAGGTGTTTCATCTTCTCCTAagcaaattcaattcaaCAACAACAGCGTCAACTCTTTTACTTATTCGGACCGGACTCAAGAATTGGTGGTTACCAACTTGGACAAGTTCACTTCTGCCGGCGCCTTTGCAAGCAATTGGACTATAACATGGTAA
- a CDS encoding glyoxylase III Hsp3102 has product MTGKALLVASSYYGPIYPDGRNTGVHFSELLTPYEIFRQAGLEVDITSEKGTCKFDDVSVDESKLPAEIKNVLHDKSNEFWTAINKMKRAADVDYSQYNIFFVAGGHAALFDLPGAIDLQAVAAQIYKNGGVVSAVCHGPVILPFVADLTRPNASSIVQGRKVTAFNRAGEESMKILDIMKEKHLQTMNDLFKDAGAHFIDPPSPTDDFVQSDSRVVTGVNPQSAASTAKAALQASKA; this is encoded by the coding sequence ATGACAGGAAAAGCATTGTTGGTAGCTAGCAGCTATTACGGTCCCATCTATCCCGATGGTAGAAACACGGGTGTGCATTTCTCTGAACTTTTAACACCCTATGAAATTTTCCGCCAAGCTGGCTTGGAAGTCGATATTACATCTGAAAAGGGAACTTGCAAATTCGACGACGTTTCCGTCGATGAATCCAAATTACCAGcagaaataaagaatgtGCTCCACGACAAGAGCAATGAATTTTGGACCGCCATAAACAAGATGAAGCGTGCAGCTGATGTGGATTATAGTCAATATAATATATTCTTTGTCGCTGGTGGTCATGCTGCACTTTTTGACTTACCAGGAGCGATTGATTTGCAAGCCGTTGCCGCacaaatttacaaaaatggaGGAGTTGTATCTGCAGTTTGCCATGGTCCTGTcattcttccttttgttgCTGACTTGACTCGTCCAAACGCATCTTCGATCGTTCAAGGTCGTAAAGTGACTGCCTTCAACAGGGCCGGAGAAGAAAGCATGAAGATATTGGATATtatgaaggaaaagcaCCTGCAAACCATGAATGATCTTTTCAAGGATGCTGGTGCTCATTTCATTGACCCACCTTCTCCCACGGACGATTTTGTTCAAAGCGATTCTCGCGTCGTGACCGGTGTCAATCCTCAAAGCGCCGCTTCTACCGCCAAAGCCGCCCTCCAAGCTTCCAAGGCATGA